In Chanodichthys erythropterus isolate Z2021 chromosome 9, ASM2448905v1, whole genome shotgun sequence, a genomic segment contains:
- the sin3b gene encoding paired amphipathic helix protein Sin3b isoform X1 gives MAKIQAHSSTAKQINQIQDKAYVVQKQVQQQHFQKLKVEDALSYLDQVKIRFGNDPGIYNKFLDIMKEFKSQSIDTPGVINRVSQLFHGHPDLVLGFNAFLPPGYRIEIPKNGMAFLQSPFPSQVSPGPGRSTGSPVVSASSSVLAEAGSAQNEAVTSPESIASSSGPPEQSSRLSLPLPSRESQSQPATTSVSPPTSEPSPVEFDSAISYVNKIKNRFLDNPETYRSFLEILHTYQKEQLEVKESRGRSTGGMTEDEVFSKVASLFKGQEDLLAEFGQFLPDAKRSLFTGGSLTGKDHLKKAEEEEMNKQTKKRPRPMLLPHMTPLLKKKMKYSCSKDPSFASVGKHGVLREFTFFDKVRRLLKSQEVYENFLRCIALFNQEVVSGAELLQLVTPFLGKFPELYTQFKSFLGDKELSHAISGLSDRYMEGGGREVDYASCKRLGSSYRALPKTYQQPKCSGRTAICKEVLNDTWVSFPSWSEDSTFVSSKKTPYEEQLHRCEDERFELDVVLETNLATIRVLESVQKKLSRLSPEDQERFRLDDCLGGTSEVIQRRAVYRIYGDKAPEIIEGLKRSPATAVPVVLKRLKAKEEEWREAQQGFNKIWREQYEKAYLKSLDHQGVNFKQNDMKALRSKSLLNEIESIYDERQEQSTEEGGVGQQGRDGSGTGSTSEPHMIFTYEDKQILEDAASLIIYHVKRQPTIHKDDKDHIKRIIQHFVPDLFFARRGELSETEEFTDEEAEGEDGSAAGGGVSTTGGQQQLNGDSRRRRCTSPQSMDTSTASHSMNPEGEAVDLRDPEAEHQKELDGVYNLFFVNNNWYFFLRLHQTLCSRLLRVYRQAERQLLEHRAEQNRERLLMGEGRREKANDLAMELRLKQPSEVELEEYYPAFLDMVRSLLDGNLESTQYEDTLREMFTIHAYIGFTIDKLIQNIVRQLQHLVSDEVCLQVTELYLAERKRGAAGGNLSSQCVRAAWEASYQWKAERVMAEENCFKVMFIQNKGQVTLTIELLDTEEAQGDDPLDVQSLSNYMEQYIGTESVCSQAEGYYFKPVFLPRNLRHFRGWQLKQVEAMRCRREWHRKMGVETAGNLDCRFKLNTHKMVFVMNSEDYMYRRGALVKARRSQHRVARAQHERFEQWHRGWLSEHVSPVAERSVQDWLMGEEDEDMIPCKTTCVSMQVKGLHVNRYQVHYNSKAPASP, from the exons ATGGCGAAAATTCAGGCTCACAGCAGCACTGCGAAGCAAATCAACCAGATCCAAGACAAGGCCTATGTGGTTCAGAAGCAAGTCCAGCAGCAGCACTTTCAGAAACTAAAG GTGGAGGATGCCTTATCTTACTTGGACCAAGTCAAAATACGGTTTGGAAATGATCCAGGAATATACAATAAGTTTCTGGATATCATGAAAGAGTTTAAATCTCAAAG CATTGACACACCAGGCGTTATCAACAGAGTTTCTCAGCTCTTCCATGGACATCCTGACCTTGTCCTGGGGTTTAATGCCTTTTTACCGCCTGGGTATCGGATCGAAATTCCTAAGAATGGAATGGCATTTCTTCAGTCCCCGTTTCCCTCACAG GTCTCTCCAGGACCAGGAAGGAGCACGGGCAGCCCCGTGGTTAGTGCCTCTTCGTCAGTATTGGCTGAGGCAGGGTCGGCTCAGAATGAAGCTGTGACCTCTCCTGAGAGCATCGCTTCATCATCTGGACCTCCTGAACAGTCAAGCAGGTTGTCACTTCCTCTGCCCAGCAGAGAGAGCCAATCACAGCCGGCCACCACGTCAGTGTCCCCTCCCACATCAGAGCCCAGTCCTGTGGAGTTTGACAGCGCCATCAGTTACGTCAATAAAATCAAAAATCGATTTTTGGACAACCCAGAAACCTACCGGTCCTTTCTGGAAATTCTACATACATACCAG AAGGAGCAGCTGGAGGTGAAGGAGAGCAGAGGCCGTAGCACTGGAGGAATGACCGAAGATGAGGTTTTCTCTAAAGTGGCGAGCCTTTTCAAAGGTCAAGAGGACCTACTTGCAGAGTTTGGCCAGTTTTTGCCTGATGCAAAGAGATCTCTG TTCACTGGAGGTTCTTTGACTGGCAAAGACCATTTGAAGAAAGCAGAGGAAGAGGAAATGAATAAACAGACCAAGAAGAGACCTAGACCCATGCTGTTGCCCCACATGACGCCACTTCTAAag AAAAAAATGAAGTATTCCTGTTCCAAGGACCCATCTTTTGCTTCTGTAGGAAAACACGGAGTCCTGCGGGAATTCACGTTCTTTGATAAG gTTCGTCGTCTGCTCAAGAGTCAGGAGGTGTATGAGAATTTCTTACGCTGCATAGCCCTGTTCAATCAAGAAGTGGTATCAGGGGCCGAACTCCTGCAGCTTGTAACTCCATTCTTGGG GAAGTTTCCAGAACTGTACACCCAGTTTaagtcatttttgggtgataaAGAGCTGTCTCATGCCATCTCGGGGCTCTCCGACCGCTACATGGAGGGTGGAGGCAGAGAAGTGGATTACGCCTCCTGTAAACGCCTGGGTTCCAGTTACAGAGCCCTGCCCAAGACCTACCAGCAGCCCAAATGCAGTGGTCGAACTGCTATATGCAAAGAG gtgCTGAATGATACCTGGGTCTCGTTCCCTTCCTGGTCTGAAGACTCCACTTTTGTGAGTTCCAAGAAAACACCATATGAAGAGCAACTTCATCGCTGTGAGGATGAGAGATTTGAG CTTGATGTTGTGCTTGAGACTAATTTGGCAACGATAAGAGTTTTGGAAAGCGTGCAGAAGAAGCTATCGCGCCTTTCGCCGGAGGATCAAGAGCGCTTCCGATTGGACGACTGCCTGGGTGGAACTTCTGAGGTCATACAGCGGCGTGCAGTCTATCGTATCTACGGCGACAAGGCTCCAGAGATCATAGAGGGGTTGAAGAGGAGTCCAGCCACTGCAGTTCCTGTTGTACTTAAAAG ATTGAAAGCTAAAGAGGAGGAGTGGAGGGAGGCTCAGCAGGGTTTCAACAAAATCTGGAGAGAGCAATACGAGAAGGCGTATCTGAAATCACTAGACCACCAGGGTGTCAACTTCAAACAGAACGACATGAAGGCCCTCCGATCCAAGAGTCTTCTCAATGAAATAGAAAGCATCTATGATGag CGGCAGGAGCAGAGCACAGAAGAGGGCGGTGTGGGCCAGCAAGGTCGTGACGGCTCGGGCACAGGTTCGACCAGCGAGCCCCACATGATCTTCACTTACGAAGATAAGCAGATCCTGGAAGACGCTGCCTCCCTCATCATCTACCACGTCAAGCGGCAGCCCACCATCCACAAAGATGACAAGGACCACATCAAGCGCATCATCCAGCACTTCGTCCCCGATCTCTTTTTTGCCCGTCGTGGAGAGCTTAGCGAGACGGAGGAGTTTACGGACGAGGAGGCAGAGGGTGAAGACGGCTCCGCCGCAGGAGGTGGAGTCTCAACGACGGGCGGCCAACAACAGTTGAATGGCGATTCCAGAAGAAGACGATGCACTTCCCCTCAGAGCATGGACACCTCTACGGCCTCCCACAGCATGAATCCAGAAGGGGAGGCTGTGGATCTGCGAGACCCAGAAGCTGAGCACCAGAAGGAGCTGGATGGAGTCTACAACCTGTTCTTCGTCAATAATAACTGGTACTTCTTCCTGAGGCTGCACCAGACTCTCTGCTCGCGGCTGCTGAGGGTTTACAGGCAGGCCGAGAGACAGTTACTGGAACACAGGGCGGAGCAGAATCGGGAACGGCTGCTCATGGGAGAGGGGCGCAGAGAAAAGGCAAATGACCTGGCCATGGAGCTGCGTCTAAAACAGCCAA GTGAGGTGGAGTTGGAGGAATAttacccagcatttttagacaTGGTACGCAGTCTACTGGATGGAAACCTGGAGTCCACGCAGTATGAGGACACCCTGAGGGAGATGTTCACCATCCACGCTTACATCGGCTTCACCATCGACAAGCTTATTCAGAACATCGTAAGACAG CTTCAACACCTGGTCAGTGATGAGGTGTGTCTGCAAGTCACTGAGCTGTACCTGGCTGAGAGGAAGAGGGGAGCCGCCGGTGGGAATCTCTCATCCCAGTGTGTCCGTGCCGCTTGGGAAGCCAGTTACCAATGGAAAGCAGAGAGAGTCATGGCTGAAGAGAACTGCTTCAAG GTCATGttcattcaaaacaaaggtcAGGTAACCTTAACGATTGAGCTGCTGGACACGGAGGAGGCCCAGGGCGATGACCCGCTGGATGTTCAG AGCCTGTCTAATTACATGGAGCAGTATATAGGGACGGAGTCTGTGTGCTCTCAGGCAGAAGGCTACTACTTCAAGCCTGTGTTTCTACCCAG GAATCTGAGGCATTTCCGCGGCTGGCAGCTCAAGCAGGTAGAAGCCATGCGCTGCCGGAGAGAGTGGCATCGGAAGATGGGTGTGGAGACAGCCGGAAACCTGGACTGCCGTTTCAAACTCAACACGCACAAGATGGTGTTTGTGATGAACTCCGAAGACTACATGTACCGCCGAGGAGCCCTGGTGAAGGCTCGGAGG
- the sin3b gene encoding paired amphipathic helix protein Sin3b isoform X2 — protein sequence MILFFLVTDVNTCYYHPIPLLVTSHYFLVEDALSYLDQVKIRFGNDPGIYNKFLDIMKEFKSQSIDTPGVINRVSQLFHGHPDLVLGFNAFLPPGYRIEIPKNGMAFLQSPFPSQVSPGPGRSTGSPVVSASSSVLAEAGSAQNEAVTSPESIASSSGPPEQSSRLSLPLPSRESQSQPATTSVSPPTSEPSPVEFDSAISYVNKIKNRFLDNPETYRSFLEILHTYQKEQLEVKESRGRSTGGMTEDEVFSKVASLFKGQEDLLAEFGQFLPDAKRSLFTGGSLTGKDHLKKAEEEEMNKQTKKRPRPMLLPHMTPLLKKKMKYSCSKDPSFASVGKHGVLREFTFFDKVRRLLKSQEVYENFLRCIALFNQEVVSGAELLQLVTPFLGKFPELYTQFKSFLGDKELSHAISGLSDRYMEGGGREVDYASCKRLGSSYRALPKTYQQPKCSGRTAICKEVLNDTWVSFPSWSEDSTFVSSKKTPYEEQLHRCEDERFELDVVLETNLATIRVLESVQKKLSRLSPEDQERFRLDDCLGGTSEVIQRRAVYRIYGDKAPEIIEGLKRSPATAVPVVLKRLKAKEEEWREAQQGFNKIWREQYEKAYLKSLDHQGVNFKQNDMKALRSKSLLNEIESIYDERQEQSTEEGGVGQQGRDGSGTGSTSEPHMIFTYEDKQILEDAASLIIYHVKRQPTIHKDDKDHIKRIIQHFVPDLFFARRGELSETEEFTDEEAEGEDGSAAGGGVSTTGGQQQLNGDSRRRRCTSPQSMDTSTASHSMNPEGEAVDLRDPEAEHQKELDGVYNLFFVNNNWYFFLRLHQTLCSRLLRVYRQAERQLLEHRAEQNRERLLMGEGRREKANDLAMELRLKQPSEVELEEYYPAFLDMVRSLLDGNLESTQYEDTLREMFTIHAYIGFTIDKLIQNIVRQLQHLVSDEVCLQVTELYLAERKRGAAGGNLSSQCVRAAWEASYQWKAERVMAEENCFKVMFIQNKGQVTLTIELLDTEEAQGDDPLDVQSLSNYMEQYIGTESVCSQAEGYYFKPVFLPRNLRHFRGWQLKQVEAMRCRREWHRKMGVETAGNLDCRFKLNTHKMVFVMNSEDYMYRRGALVKARRSQHRVARAQHERFEQWHRGWLSEHVSPVAERSVQDWLMGEEDEDMIPCKTTCVSMQVKGLHVNRYQVHYNSKAPASP from the exons atgatacttttttttttagtaactgATGTAAATACATGTTATTACCATCCCATACCTTTACTGGTAACATCACATTACTTTTTG GTGGAGGATGCCTTATCTTACTTGGACCAAGTCAAAATACGGTTTGGAAATGATCCAGGAATATACAATAAGTTTCTGGATATCATGAAAGAGTTTAAATCTCAAAG CATTGACACACCAGGCGTTATCAACAGAGTTTCTCAGCTCTTCCATGGACATCCTGACCTTGTCCTGGGGTTTAATGCCTTTTTACCGCCTGGGTATCGGATCGAAATTCCTAAGAATGGAATGGCATTTCTTCAGTCCCCGTTTCCCTCACAG GTCTCTCCAGGACCAGGAAGGAGCACGGGCAGCCCCGTGGTTAGTGCCTCTTCGTCAGTATTGGCTGAGGCAGGGTCGGCTCAGAATGAAGCTGTGACCTCTCCTGAGAGCATCGCTTCATCATCTGGACCTCCTGAACAGTCAAGCAGGTTGTCACTTCCTCTGCCCAGCAGAGAGAGCCAATCACAGCCGGCCACCACGTCAGTGTCCCCTCCCACATCAGAGCCCAGTCCTGTGGAGTTTGACAGCGCCATCAGTTACGTCAATAAAATCAAAAATCGATTTTTGGACAACCCAGAAACCTACCGGTCCTTTCTGGAAATTCTACATACATACCAG AAGGAGCAGCTGGAGGTGAAGGAGAGCAGAGGCCGTAGCACTGGAGGAATGACCGAAGATGAGGTTTTCTCTAAAGTGGCGAGCCTTTTCAAAGGTCAAGAGGACCTACTTGCAGAGTTTGGCCAGTTTTTGCCTGATGCAAAGAGATCTCTG TTCACTGGAGGTTCTTTGACTGGCAAAGACCATTTGAAGAAAGCAGAGGAAGAGGAAATGAATAAACAGACCAAGAAGAGACCTAGACCCATGCTGTTGCCCCACATGACGCCACTTCTAAag AAAAAAATGAAGTATTCCTGTTCCAAGGACCCATCTTTTGCTTCTGTAGGAAAACACGGAGTCCTGCGGGAATTCACGTTCTTTGATAAG gTTCGTCGTCTGCTCAAGAGTCAGGAGGTGTATGAGAATTTCTTACGCTGCATAGCCCTGTTCAATCAAGAAGTGGTATCAGGGGCCGAACTCCTGCAGCTTGTAACTCCATTCTTGGG GAAGTTTCCAGAACTGTACACCCAGTTTaagtcatttttgggtgataaAGAGCTGTCTCATGCCATCTCGGGGCTCTCCGACCGCTACATGGAGGGTGGAGGCAGAGAAGTGGATTACGCCTCCTGTAAACGCCTGGGTTCCAGTTACAGAGCCCTGCCCAAGACCTACCAGCAGCCCAAATGCAGTGGTCGAACTGCTATATGCAAAGAG gtgCTGAATGATACCTGGGTCTCGTTCCCTTCCTGGTCTGAAGACTCCACTTTTGTGAGTTCCAAGAAAACACCATATGAAGAGCAACTTCATCGCTGTGAGGATGAGAGATTTGAG CTTGATGTTGTGCTTGAGACTAATTTGGCAACGATAAGAGTTTTGGAAAGCGTGCAGAAGAAGCTATCGCGCCTTTCGCCGGAGGATCAAGAGCGCTTCCGATTGGACGACTGCCTGGGTGGAACTTCTGAGGTCATACAGCGGCGTGCAGTCTATCGTATCTACGGCGACAAGGCTCCAGAGATCATAGAGGGGTTGAAGAGGAGTCCAGCCACTGCAGTTCCTGTTGTACTTAAAAG ATTGAAAGCTAAAGAGGAGGAGTGGAGGGAGGCTCAGCAGGGTTTCAACAAAATCTGGAGAGAGCAATACGAGAAGGCGTATCTGAAATCACTAGACCACCAGGGTGTCAACTTCAAACAGAACGACATGAAGGCCCTCCGATCCAAGAGTCTTCTCAATGAAATAGAAAGCATCTATGATGag CGGCAGGAGCAGAGCACAGAAGAGGGCGGTGTGGGCCAGCAAGGTCGTGACGGCTCGGGCACAGGTTCGACCAGCGAGCCCCACATGATCTTCACTTACGAAGATAAGCAGATCCTGGAAGACGCTGCCTCCCTCATCATCTACCACGTCAAGCGGCAGCCCACCATCCACAAAGATGACAAGGACCACATCAAGCGCATCATCCAGCACTTCGTCCCCGATCTCTTTTTTGCCCGTCGTGGAGAGCTTAGCGAGACGGAGGAGTTTACGGACGAGGAGGCAGAGGGTGAAGACGGCTCCGCCGCAGGAGGTGGAGTCTCAACGACGGGCGGCCAACAACAGTTGAATGGCGATTCCAGAAGAAGACGATGCACTTCCCCTCAGAGCATGGACACCTCTACGGCCTCCCACAGCATGAATCCAGAAGGGGAGGCTGTGGATCTGCGAGACCCAGAAGCTGAGCACCAGAAGGAGCTGGATGGAGTCTACAACCTGTTCTTCGTCAATAATAACTGGTACTTCTTCCTGAGGCTGCACCAGACTCTCTGCTCGCGGCTGCTGAGGGTTTACAGGCAGGCCGAGAGACAGTTACTGGAACACAGGGCGGAGCAGAATCGGGAACGGCTGCTCATGGGAGAGGGGCGCAGAGAAAAGGCAAATGACCTGGCCATGGAGCTGCGTCTAAAACAGCCAA GTGAGGTGGAGTTGGAGGAATAttacccagcatttttagacaTGGTACGCAGTCTACTGGATGGAAACCTGGAGTCCACGCAGTATGAGGACACCCTGAGGGAGATGTTCACCATCCACGCTTACATCGGCTTCACCATCGACAAGCTTATTCAGAACATCGTAAGACAG CTTCAACACCTGGTCAGTGATGAGGTGTGTCTGCAAGTCACTGAGCTGTACCTGGCTGAGAGGAAGAGGGGAGCCGCCGGTGGGAATCTCTCATCCCAGTGTGTCCGTGCCGCTTGGGAAGCCAGTTACCAATGGAAAGCAGAGAGAGTCATGGCTGAAGAGAACTGCTTCAAG GTCATGttcattcaaaacaaaggtcAGGTAACCTTAACGATTGAGCTGCTGGACACGGAGGAGGCCCAGGGCGATGACCCGCTGGATGTTCAG AGCCTGTCTAATTACATGGAGCAGTATATAGGGACGGAGTCTGTGTGCTCTCAGGCAGAAGGCTACTACTTCAAGCCTGTGTTTCTACCCAG GAATCTGAGGCATTTCCGCGGCTGGCAGCTCAAGCAGGTAGAAGCCATGCGCTGCCGGAGAGAGTGGCATCGGAAGATGGGTGTGGAGACAGCCGGAAACCTGGACTGCCGTTTCAAACTCAACACGCACAAGATGGTGTTTGTGATGAACTCCGAAGACTACATGTACCGCCGAGGAGCCCTGGTGAAGGCTCGGAGG
- the sin3b gene encoding paired amphipathic helix protein Sin3b isoform X3 — protein sequence MKEFKSQSIDTPGVINRVSQLFHGHPDLVLGFNAFLPPGYRIEIPKNGMAFLQSPFPSQVSPGPGRSTGSPVVSASSSVLAEAGSAQNEAVTSPESIASSSGPPEQSSRLSLPLPSRESQSQPATTSVSPPTSEPSPVEFDSAISYVNKIKNRFLDNPETYRSFLEILHTYQKEQLEVKESRGRSTGGMTEDEVFSKVASLFKGQEDLLAEFGQFLPDAKRSLFTGGSLTGKDHLKKAEEEEMNKQTKKRPRPMLLPHMTPLLKKKMKYSCSKDPSFASVGKHGVLREFTFFDKVRRLLKSQEVYENFLRCIALFNQEVVSGAELLQLVTPFLGKFPELYTQFKSFLGDKELSHAISGLSDRYMEGGGREVDYASCKRLGSSYRALPKTYQQPKCSGRTAICKEVLNDTWVSFPSWSEDSTFVSSKKTPYEEQLHRCEDERFELDVVLETNLATIRVLESVQKKLSRLSPEDQERFRLDDCLGGTSEVIQRRAVYRIYGDKAPEIIEGLKRSPATAVPVVLKRLKAKEEEWREAQQGFNKIWREQYEKAYLKSLDHQGVNFKQNDMKALRSKSLLNEIESIYDERQEQSTEEGGVGQQGRDGSGTGSTSEPHMIFTYEDKQILEDAASLIIYHVKRQPTIHKDDKDHIKRIIQHFVPDLFFARRGELSETEEFTDEEAEGEDGSAAGGGVSTTGGQQQLNGDSRRRRCTSPQSMDTSTASHSMNPEGEAVDLRDPEAEHQKELDGVYNLFFVNNNWYFFLRLHQTLCSRLLRVYRQAERQLLEHRAEQNRERLLMGEGRREKANDLAMELRLKQPSEVELEEYYPAFLDMVRSLLDGNLESTQYEDTLREMFTIHAYIGFTIDKLIQNIVRQLQHLVSDEVCLQVTELYLAERKRGAAGGNLSSQCVRAAWEASYQWKAERVMAEENCFKVMFIQNKGQVTLTIELLDTEEAQGDDPLDVQSLSNYMEQYIGTESVCSQAEGYYFKPVFLPRNLRHFRGWQLKQVEAMRCRREWHRKMGVETAGNLDCRFKLNTHKMVFVMNSEDYMYRRGALVKARRSQHRVARAQHERFEQWHRGWLSEHVSPVAERSVQDWLMGEEDEDMIPCKTTCVSMQVKGLHVNRYQVHYNSKAPASP from the exons ATGAAAGAGTTTAAATCTCAAAG CATTGACACACCAGGCGTTATCAACAGAGTTTCTCAGCTCTTCCATGGACATCCTGACCTTGTCCTGGGGTTTAATGCCTTTTTACCGCCTGGGTATCGGATCGAAATTCCTAAGAATGGAATGGCATTTCTTCAGTCCCCGTTTCCCTCACAG GTCTCTCCAGGACCAGGAAGGAGCACGGGCAGCCCCGTGGTTAGTGCCTCTTCGTCAGTATTGGCTGAGGCAGGGTCGGCTCAGAATGAAGCTGTGACCTCTCCTGAGAGCATCGCTTCATCATCTGGACCTCCTGAACAGTCAAGCAGGTTGTCACTTCCTCTGCCCAGCAGAGAGAGCCAATCACAGCCGGCCACCACGTCAGTGTCCCCTCCCACATCAGAGCCCAGTCCTGTGGAGTTTGACAGCGCCATCAGTTACGTCAATAAAATCAAAAATCGATTTTTGGACAACCCAGAAACCTACCGGTCCTTTCTGGAAATTCTACATACATACCAG AAGGAGCAGCTGGAGGTGAAGGAGAGCAGAGGCCGTAGCACTGGAGGAATGACCGAAGATGAGGTTTTCTCTAAAGTGGCGAGCCTTTTCAAAGGTCAAGAGGACCTACTTGCAGAGTTTGGCCAGTTTTTGCCTGATGCAAAGAGATCTCTG TTCACTGGAGGTTCTTTGACTGGCAAAGACCATTTGAAGAAAGCAGAGGAAGAGGAAATGAATAAACAGACCAAGAAGAGACCTAGACCCATGCTGTTGCCCCACATGACGCCACTTCTAAag AAAAAAATGAAGTATTCCTGTTCCAAGGACCCATCTTTTGCTTCTGTAGGAAAACACGGAGTCCTGCGGGAATTCACGTTCTTTGATAAG gTTCGTCGTCTGCTCAAGAGTCAGGAGGTGTATGAGAATTTCTTACGCTGCATAGCCCTGTTCAATCAAGAAGTGGTATCAGGGGCCGAACTCCTGCAGCTTGTAACTCCATTCTTGGG GAAGTTTCCAGAACTGTACACCCAGTTTaagtcatttttgggtgataaAGAGCTGTCTCATGCCATCTCGGGGCTCTCCGACCGCTACATGGAGGGTGGAGGCAGAGAAGTGGATTACGCCTCCTGTAAACGCCTGGGTTCCAGTTACAGAGCCCTGCCCAAGACCTACCAGCAGCCCAAATGCAGTGGTCGAACTGCTATATGCAAAGAG gtgCTGAATGATACCTGGGTCTCGTTCCCTTCCTGGTCTGAAGACTCCACTTTTGTGAGTTCCAAGAAAACACCATATGAAGAGCAACTTCATCGCTGTGAGGATGAGAGATTTGAG CTTGATGTTGTGCTTGAGACTAATTTGGCAACGATAAGAGTTTTGGAAAGCGTGCAGAAGAAGCTATCGCGCCTTTCGCCGGAGGATCAAGAGCGCTTCCGATTGGACGACTGCCTGGGTGGAACTTCTGAGGTCATACAGCGGCGTGCAGTCTATCGTATCTACGGCGACAAGGCTCCAGAGATCATAGAGGGGTTGAAGAGGAGTCCAGCCACTGCAGTTCCTGTTGTACTTAAAAG ATTGAAAGCTAAAGAGGAGGAGTGGAGGGAGGCTCAGCAGGGTTTCAACAAAATCTGGAGAGAGCAATACGAGAAGGCGTATCTGAAATCACTAGACCACCAGGGTGTCAACTTCAAACAGAACGACATGAAGGCCCTCCGATCCAAGAGTCTTCTCAATGAAATAGAAAGCATCTATGATGag CGGCAGGAGCAGAGCACAGAAGAGGGCGGTGTGGGCCAGCAAGGTCGTGACGGCTCGGGCACAGGTTCGACCAGCGAGCCCCACATGATCTTCACTTACGAAGATAAGCAGATCCTGGAAGACGCTGCCTCCCTCATCATCTACCACGTCAAGCGGCAGCCCACCATCCACAAAGATGACAAGGACCACATCAAGCGCATCATCCAGCACTTCGTCCCCGATCTCTTTTTTGCCCGTCGTGGAGAGCTTAGCGAGACGGAGGAGTTTACGGACGAGGAGGCAGAGGGTGAAGACGGCTCCGCCGCAGGAGGTGGAGTCTCAACGACGGGCGGCCAACAACAGTTGAATGGCGATTCCAGAAGAAGACGATGCACTTCCCCTCAGAGCATGGACACCTCTACGGCCTCCCACAGCATGAATCCAGAAGGGGAGGCTGTGGATCTGCGAGACCCAGAAGCTGAGCACCAGAAGGAGCTGGATGGAGTCTACAACCTGTTCTTCGTCAATAATAACTGGTACTTCTTCCTGAGGCTGCACCAGACTCTCTGCTCGCGGCTGCTGAGGGTTTACAGGCAGGCCGAGAGACAGTTACTGGAACACAGGGCGGAGCAGAATCGGGAACGGCTGCTCATGGGAGAGGGGCGCAGAGAAAAGGCAAATGACCTGGCCATGGAGCTGCGTCTAAAACAGCCAA GTGAGGTGGAGTTGGAGGAATAttacccagcatttttagacaTGGTACGCAGTCTACTGGATGGAAACCTGGAGTCCACGCAGTATGAGGACACCCTGAGGGAGATGTTCACCATCCACGCTTACATCGGCTTCACCATCGACAAGCTTATTCAGAACATCGTAAGACAG CTTCAACACCTGGTCAGTGATGAGGTGTGTCTGCAAGTCACTGAGCTGTACCTGGCTGAGAGGAAGAGGGGAGCCGCCGGTGGGAATCTCTCATCCCAGTGTGTCCGTGCCGCTTGGGAAGCCAGTTACCAATGGAAAGCAGAGAGAGTCATGGCTGAAGAGAACTGCTTCAAG GTCATGttcattcaaaacaaaggtcAGGTAACCTTAACGATTGAGCTGCTGGACACGGAGGAGGCCCAGGGCGATGACCCGCTGGATGTTCAG AGCCTGTCTAATTACATGGAGCAGTATATAGGGACGGAGTCTGTGTGCTCTCAGGCAGAAGGCTACTACTTCAAGCCTGTGTTTCTACCCAG GAATCTGAGGCATTTCCGCGGCTGGCAGCTCAAGCAGGTAGAAGCCATGCGCTGCCGGAGAGAGTGGCATCGGAAGATGGGTGTGGAGACAGCCGGAAACCTGGACTGCCGTTTCAAACTCAACACGCACAAGATGGTGTTTGTGATGAACTCCGAAGACTACATGTACCGCCGAGGAGCCCTGGTGAAGGCTCGGAGG